Below is a genomic region from Vitis riparia cultivar Riparia Gloire de Montpellier isolate 1030 chromosome 16, EGFV_Vit.rip_1.0, whole genome shotgun sequence.
CAATATAAAAGAGATGAAATCCAAGAATGGGGAAAGAGAAATATGTCCACAGTTCAAAACTAGTTCTAATGGTTGAGgctttgactctttcacttccAAGAACCTGTTAGAAGAAAGTTAGACCCCATGCATGCAATGACCAAGAGAGATGAAATCCaaacattgaaaaaagaaaatatgccTGCAGTTTAAAACCAGTTCCAATGGTTTATCATTTGGATCCAGCTACCATACCGAAAAGCATAATCAATCAAATTGCACTATAATATACTTGGTCACATTGTTACATGGTCTCGTTATTTGGTGCCTTGGTTCATTGTTTGTACCCTCATTCAATGATTTAGATTTTATCATATGCCTTaaataagaagcaaaatttgaTAGTTATAGAGTTAGTAAACTTAGTTTtttcctcatcattttttttttaaaaaaaaatatctcaaaaccATGAACCCCAAATCAATATTAGTACAAAAAAGTAAtgaaacattttttgaaaaattgtccctcaatccaaaatataaatttaaacaaaaagggAAGTATGTCTATATATAGTTCAAAACCAGTCTTAAtgattagttatttttttaaaatatcataaataaactCTAGACCCTAAATTATAATCCTAACTATTACAATAATAAAGATCTATGAAATTCAAACATTGGAAAAATGGATATGCTTGTGGCTCAAACCATTACTAATAGTTGATATAATAGTAGAGAGTGATGAAatccaaaaattctaataataaaGGAATGTGCCTGCAATTTCTTAGGTTGTTTTTGGTATTTAAGCTAGTCAAAGTTTCCCACTATAAGAAATATCACTTTTAGTCATGTTTTATAACTGTGactaaaaaaggtaaaattgtAGTTAAAACTTATAGTCATGGTTCTCTAAAACCGTGACTTAAACGTCACCAAATGTGGTGTGACTATAGCTTCTAGTCATGGCTCTGttcataattttcattacttgtttgaaaaatgccgaaccttaaaccctaatcgatagaataataaaaagttgGAAAAATGAAATACGCTTGCATGTActtcaaaacaattcttgatggttaatcattttttgttttaagtgaAGTTAATTTAAGCTAATACCTTCCATTTCCAGGAACTTGTTTGGGCAACATATTTGGGGACACTAACATCACCAATGAGCAAGGAATCATTAGTGCTTCCAGCAATCCCATAATGAACGATTCCCACAACATCAAATGTGTCAATAAGAAGTTGCACGGTTATACCTGCATTTAGCTGAAGGTACCATAAAAAGGCAAAGTCACAACAAAAGTATACGATAATTTATGTgagaaaaatgatgatgaattaGGTATTATCATCTGACCGGATTTCATTTATTATACAAGGAAAGTTTTACAATATTGGTGTCATTGgagtttagggtttagggcATAGGGTTTATTAATGTGAGTTTGATATGCATTACTCAATtatggaccaaaaaaaaaaaaaaaaaaccttaggaGAATAATATTAGCAATACATCTTGCTTCATCAAACTTATCATGGGTCTACTTGAgagtcattttcaaaaaaatacttttaataaaaaattaggtgtttagtaaaattttaaagatcattttaaaaaatttaaagaatgaaGTGATTCTTGGAGCAATacttagagtgcatttgatagtgattctagaaaacgtTTCTAGTCTTTcaaatacttgaatgataaaaaatttaaatattaaaaatgttacaaaacactttctaaaatcattgtcaaacggaCTTTTAGAATGCGTTTGGTGGttattttaggaagtgtttctagtatttttaatacttgaaagataaaaattttcaagtgttagaaagataaaaatacttcctaaaatcactaccaaacgcattcttaatattgtttggtatggGACTAGaaggttttattatttaaataaggttattaatttattgaatattcTTTTATTGAAGTTTTACTCTAATTGGAAAATCGAttccaaatatgataaattaattctaaatctTTCAAAATCCTCCACATATTTCAAGTAAAGCAATCAACTTAATGAATGagacttttaattttattattttccattttttatttagccATAAGTgagattttaaagaaattgatataGGGTTTGCAAATTCCACAACTTGTTTTCTTAAACATGAAGTAGAACTTGATGCAACTTTCTCGAGAGGAAGAGGACTAAGCAACCTATTTAAAGATCTAAGACTCTTAAATGGTTGGGAAATTAGTGGTCTTTAGGATCTTAGGATGGTTTGAAGGGTCATGATAAAGTGTTAAGAACTTATTGGAAAGTTGAATGGTATGAATAGGACCACAAGGAGAAAAATATTAGCAAAAAGCAGTGTTTTTACTTCTTCTTCTAGTTTTGCCTTAATACTCCAAGGGAGTTTTCTGATACTTGAATTGTTAGATGATTCCTTAGAATGCTTTAAATAGCTCTAACATCTCTTAGAAGATTGGGTTGATTAATTTAGAGGTCTAAGTTGCACTTTCAGGTGCTATGATTTCATGAATCCTATGAAAATTCATGAGTTAGGAAATTATGAATGAGGttgttttctcctttaatatattccatctaaaaataaaaataaaaatacttagaATTTCTTGTCCATTGGTGAGACTATGCTTATAagctatatttttaatatctttttgtGGAATTAATTGTGTTGATTTGTAGTCAACATAAactaaaaactttttattgaaaagattatcttgaaatttttagaTGCACaatgtttaaaatttcttttttgatagtgTTATAATTGAGTTAGGCTTTGTTCCAAATCCCTGAGGTGAACTATTCTAATCTTTCCTTATCACCATCATTTTGCTTAAGAATTCCACCATAACCTATTTTTGAAGCATCTGCTTTAACAATCTTAAAGGCTTTAAGATTATCTAAGGCATGACAAGGTCTTAACTTTATCTTAATGTTGCACAAATATGACTTATGTCCATGAAAAATTCTATAACATAATTAAGGCTTCCTAAGAAATGTTGTAATTGCTTCTTATCCTTAATCTCATCAGGAAACTTATCAATAAATTGAATTGTTATCTAAATAGAAGTTATAAATCCTTGATAAATATGAAAACCTAAAAATCTAATCTTAGTCTAGAAAAGGTTGATCTTAGAGGCTAATAAacttaaatcattttccttgacAATCTGGATAAACTTATTAAGATGTTTCTCATGTTTTTATATGGATGAAACAAATActaaaacatcatcaatataaacaatgagaatttctatatatatataaaagaaaaattaaagatcttattcattatattttagaattctAAGGGTGCATTCTTAAATTTGAAGGGCATGACATTCCATTTATAAGGTCCAAAAGGTATGGTGAAAGCTATCTTATAATGATCCTTTTAAGCAATttggatttgccaaaatcctaatttttatatcaaacttACGAGAACATCTAAGATTTAACTAACCTTTGGAGAAGATTTAGGAATAGAATAATCCATCTTAATGTGTCATTAAGAGATTTGTAATTAATTACAAGCCTAGGTGTTCTTCTTTCCAACTCTACTtgttttttaacattaaatttaTAACATCTCCATAGATTTTCTTACTAAAAAGTTCTTGAATTTCACTTTCgcaatattttaataattcttgATTTATCTGAATTGGGCTTGCCTTAGTGTGAATATccttttctctaaattttttatcataggCCTATGCCAAAATGTATTTAGGGAATTTTGAAAAGACTTCTTTaaccaaattttctttaaatctttTGATGGCTTCTTGATTCTTCTTAATATTCGAATGATCCTCAAGATTCTTATTTCAAGTAatcttatttttcacaaaattcatTTACTAATtacgaaaataattttaataaaattttccattttccattaGAAATTAAGGAATCATGtaacaaaaatcatatataaaagcAAACACCCAAAATGCTTCATATCAATTTTGAAGTCATGTATTAACACATTatacaatttaaaaatgtataaaaaaccaattaagtaattaattatattaaaatagagaaaaaaaaaggaaatatatgatCTTACCGTTTGCTCCCCGGACATCACATAAATTACATCTACACCCTTAATCTTTCCAATGTTGAATCTCCTCCCTAAGCATCCAATAcaccaaaattcaaatcatattaGGGTTAAGAAGGGTAATTACAATCAAATGGTTGCATAAGAGAAATATCAAATTGTTGAGACAAATAATTGAATCATTTTTTACATAAGATATTAGGTACTAATAATTTCAAAttgcatttaaattaaaattttaatacaatGAGACTCAATCTAGGAACACAACGCCAAGACCTATTCTGGGCTAGCATAGCCCAATCCATTAGGCCCGCCCTAAAAAATAGCCCATTTCTCCGTTTACAAAGAGGCTGGCCTAATTGAGGAAGTTATGAACCTACCCAACTATGGGCCGAATTTAAGCTACCGAGAGTCGGAGACCCAAATAAAGTGACTAACAATGAAAGCTTCGGGTGCCCTAGTTATGGGTCTAAATTGGCCTAGAGAATCCAAATTAGGAACCCAGGGCCCAAGATACGGGCCTAGTTCAGGATACCCAAACTAAGAACACTTTTGGGCTACGTCAGACTGTCCAAGTCCAACTACATCTCTTTAGAATTAGCCCATTTCTCTATCTACAACATTTCTAGGCGCGATTTGGAatgcttttgttttttcctttaactAAAAGCTGAAACCAAAACCGAagccataattttcaaaaaagtaaaagttttattaaatctAAATAACTTTAAGCATAAGCTAAAATCAATTATGGGCCTAGTTTGGGCTACTCAAATCATTTGCCTAATTTGGGCCAATTTCAGCCCATTCCAGGCCCAGACGCTGCCATTAAACAGTCCATTTGGACCCAAAACTGCCCCTACAACGTTTATACACGTGGCATTCTTAGTCCATTCAATCAAAGATGGAACACTTGGGGCTCCACAAAGCATGGGCCACGTTTGGGCTGAGCCCAACCCATAAAAGCCCAAGCTCTACCCCATCTATACAAACGCTATTCTAGTCAGTCCCATCGTCACCCACTATGGAAGAGACACATCCCAACTAGAATGACTCTAGTTGCCACAGCTTATGGGCCCAATTTTGGGCAACGCATATTATGGGCCTAAGTTGGTCCAAGCCCAAATGCTACTAACAACTCCTCCCTTGTtgggaataaaatttaaagctaaagatAAAGCTAAAATCACGATTTTAAAGAAACAATCTTAGTATTACTTTTCTATTAAGTGCCCAGTTTGAAGTTAAAAGCTCTTTCATTAAAATTACTTTAGAACATATCCAAAAACCCTTATTGAGTTAATACCCATGCAAGTGAGCCACCCAAACTCTCCACAAGTCATGGGCTTAGTTTGGGCCACTCAAATTATGGGCCCAAGCCCATAAACCCCATATCCCCAAACTTCAACCATCCAATTGAATCAAACAGGAAGAACcatgggaagagagagagagagagagagagagagagacagaggtAGAGAAGCATACCAGCAAGTTGAACCAGAGGAAAATCAGAGCTAGGAACAAAGAAACCAGAGACTTGAAGAGCAATTTCTTCAGTGGGATAAGTCATTAAAAGCCCAACAAAAGGCCCATTTCTCTCATTCACTCTCTCCACAACCCCATGGAGATGGTGGCTTAGCTTCAGCTCCACGGTCTCCTCCACCATCACCGCCACCACCAGCAAGCCCACCAGATCAACGGCCCACAGCCCCCATCTCCACCCACCCACTACTCCTCCCCGCCCTCCGATCATCGAACTCCCTGCTGCTGATGGTGATCGGACGGCTGTGGAGGCTCCTGGAAAGAGGTAGACAGTGAAGGCTGGGGAGAAAGTTGGGAGGGCTGTGATTGGTGGGTGTGGGATTTGGTGTGCGACATGGTATCTTTTAATGTTGTCCATGTCCGGAGACCTGTTGGTAGAAACGTGCATTCGCTATTCCATCACGTGACTTTATAATTGTCGGTACCACATATATATTGgattaaatataaatactttcaacatttttttttatgaaataaatttaactcATGAGATAGGTAtacaaaaattgagaaaatattttttcccaataaaaggaatatatttttcatatttgtttggcattttgagaagtgtttttaaaaaacgatTTTGAAAactaactttttcaaaattattctcataaacttgaaatatttggaacctcttttctatattttaattgttttttaaatatagcTTTTTgcatgtaatattttatttttaataggtcatcatatttataacattatttttaaaattaattatcatgagacaattgaaaaataataaaaaaatgttttcaaaaaataagttatttttgtttttaaaaataaaaaattattatttattttttaattgtcaaacatatatttttttccttaatatttttaaatctaaagcttattattttatttaggaattatttttattctttaaatatctatttatattaattattatcaaaattatattttcttgcttatttcTTTCCCTTaatcatatcttttttttttttgttttatcacttttttttttttttttagttatctaCAATggcatttaataaaataatcatcTTTGTCtaataaaattctagaaaaaaaaaaaaattagaaaaagaaataaagaagaagaaaaaaacagtaagaaagaaaaatgaaaaatatttaatattcaaagACCAATATTGTTggttgcttttaaaaatcataagttaaatataaaaggcatatataaatttataaatataattataaatattttaaaatagaaaaataattatacatatgtCATAAAGTAGATAAATTAccattttagtattaaatgtattttttaattctatatattattatgaaatactACAAActatattattcatatatttaaatttgattaaataattttaatatatgtattgtGTTGCTTCTTTTATTTTGCCTTGTTATGAttattatcgatattttttcaATCCACTATTCTCATGAAACCACATTGATCttaattttaatagtaaaaGAAACCATTACAAGacaatatgtataaattattgacacgatatttaatgaaatcaaatgcTTAATATTACGTATATATTtcacaaatttatatttcttataaacACAcaagatattattatcaaatattacaTATTATATCCCacataatatcaaattttttttttttgtcaaaataactttaatatgtatattattatttttatctatcatttttttaaagttttttttttcaatatttttatgatttttgatcCATTTATTTGTCATCTAAATTTTTGTCATAATTTTcactaatattttcaaatatataataataaatttgtaaaattcaatactgatatatctgtaaaaactgatatttttatccttaataattttaagattgtagttattttaaattttattcttaaaattattatcttaaaattgaATACTTTCCATTTGAAGTCAACATTTCATTTTAACCACCCTTTTATATctccattataaaaaaattgcaacataatcttaaatattatgttaataattattactcaatatatatatatatatatatatttacttagATGGTTCAACTTTCTCATTCCAAATGGGGCTactaaacaaaattatcatcatcatcatcaatatcataaaaaaatgtcgataataattgattaaaaataaacttaagcACAACATATGATAGGATCTAAAGTGAAAATTAGGTTTAGACCTTGCATTAGAATCATTTGAACTGATCATGTTGGATGTATTACAAAATCGGACATCAAGAACTATAAATCTCAAATGCAGTAGCCAACCATTACCAAAGCTTCCGCTCGCTTGGCAGATTTTGGACGACCACTCGAGCACATTTAACCACTACTCAAGTGTCTAAGGCGCTTGTGTGTTGGATAATCGCTTGAGCAGTTCCAACGCTCAAGTGtcctttgtttttctaaaacatcaatttaagcatttttttgttcatagaatAAATATCAATCCACTTTAACCCTCCAATAACCTAATTTGCCACTAAACAAACCTTTTTAAACTTACTTATGACTTTTCGGTTGAATCAACAACAACCTTGAATATTCAGTAGAGAGTAAGTCACTGTCTACAAAGTTTCCTAAGCCATGATAAACagaaacaaaattgccaacaaacaaaaataagactcaatgtcctaataATCTATCTCTTTGGTAATTTTGTGATAAAACACCGTTACATAAACTCCCTAATACTCTCAAATGGAGTTTACATACACTCAATTACTCTCTACTACGCCTAAACATTCAAACATATGCTGATACTCTCATAATACATCATGATTTGGTACACTCTTTCAATACTTGTAATTTGCACACACTAAAACATAAATACTCAGGGTAAAAAAGTGTGTGggagaaataaataaatctaataaTGTAATCAAGATATAGTGATAGAGAATCACTTAGGCAAATCGAATTGTTGCCTAAAAAGGATAGCATGAATGAAGCTAGCCACGACATTCAATCTGAGTATGATAGGACAAGGGGTAGAAAGAATATGACAAATATGTAGCAATGACCCAAGTTGACTTGGTGAAGTTAGCAATGGAAACATAAGTCGGCAATGGATGAGACTTGCCATACAAAGTGGCAAGAATAGAGGCAAACTCACCTCTAGTGAGTGCATGAACATTTAGAGAGAAGACTGGAAGCTGACCAACAAAAAGAGGCATGCCTAGTACACGGCTTATAGACAAAGTACGTAGAGACCATGAAGGTTTGGCCATACATAGTAACTTGAAACATGAGAGCGCTAACTACCAAATAGATGTTTGAATAGAATATGAGAACATAATGAGGATGTGGAGTCCCTCGAATAGTTATAAGAGTATCTTAGCCCCTAGCATGAAAGAGAGTAGGGAGAGAGGTGTCTTGAAAAGCCCTGAGGTCAATAGGGAGCTCTACCTTGACTCGGCGACCTCAAAGGACAAAATAGTATTCATCACAATCCTTCTCTAAGTGAAAACACTCTAAGAGAAAATCATCTAGGTTGAAAGGACCTTAAATGGGAATGCCATGTATAGGTTCAAGAGATTGAGGCATGGGAAGAGTCACCTCCTTGGGACGACAATGTTCTGCCATACTACTAATACTAAGAAAATATAACAACATGAAAATCGAGAAAAATACCTTAAGAAACTAAACCACTAGAAATGCTCAAAAGATAGCCCTAAACAATAgtataaagatgaaaaaaagaaataggacACGAACTGACCATGAGAAGATGAAGATAAAAAACCTAGGGGACTCAACTGAACTAGAAAGAAGATAATGAATAAAATGGCACATTGGAATGCATTATATAGGTGCTTGGGTTGTTGGATGCAAGATTAGTGCTCGAGTAGTTTAAGTGTTGGATATAACTTAAGCAGCACTCAAGCGCTCATATCACATGAAGCAGTGCTAGAAGCAACTTATGGATGCTCAAGTGCTTTGAGTGCTGGTATTGAGTGCTCGATCGATGAAAGGAGCACTTAAATGCTAAGATAAGCGTTGAAGTTTGAtagaataaatgaaatgaagaaaaatatgaaaaatggatAGAATACTCAAAGCTTCACAAAACAAACATTGAAATAACAAGTAATTGGCAGGCTTaaaaataatgagaacaatttgAAAATCATCTCAGGGCATGATTTAATCCAAAGAACTTACATAATTTAAGAGAGTAGTAATAATTCAAGTAGAAAGCCTAGAGAATATAATtcaatcaatggatactcataGTACTATGCTTAACACCATAATCACTAAGCATCTGTTTCATCCAAAAGAGTTAGGTACAACAACTCCCTACAACAATGCATTCGGCTTTTACAATGGACAAAGATAttaaattttgcttcttacttagCCAAGTGACTAAACAATTCCCAACAAAGAAACAAGCACAATAAGTGTTTTTCCTATGCTTTATGTTTCCAATCCAATCACCATTGAAATATCTAACAATAACACAAGAGGAACCACAAGGGTACCATAACCCATAATTTAAAGTCCCACTAATGTAGCAAATGATTCTTTTAACAAAagttaagtgtgactctttggGATTTTCTTAGTACCTAGCATAAGTGTTCACACTAAAAGAAATGTTTGGACGACTCACAGTAGAACAAACTTCTTATAATACTCCTATAAAGCTTTTGCTCAACATCTTTTCCAGATGTGTCATTGCAAAACTTAGTAGTAGTGCTCATGGTTATCCTAGAGTGCTTGGTGGATTCAAGGCCAAATTTCTTTACCAACTCCCTAGCATATTTagattgaaacaaaaaaatgtcaTCTTTAAGTTGCCTAATCTACAATTCTAAGGAGAAATTGAGTCCACCTACCATATTCATTTTGAACTCTTTTTCATTTCCTCAGCAAAATTAAGGGTAAAGTCACTTGAGGTGGCTCCAAAAACTATATTATCAACATAAATTTGAGTTATCAATAGTTTGACTTAGACCTATGAATGAAAAGCGTTCTATCAACTCCCCATCTCTCAAAACCTTTTTTCAAAAGGTAAGTTGTAAGCCTCTCATTCCAAGCCTCTCATTTAACAAAAGAATGATTCCAATGATTTTAGTTAATTTGATCATTAAGGAAAATGAGTTCggttttattattaagaaaaatgattttagttttattattattattaaaaaaatcatctcaatattccttaaaaaatgtttcagcttacattaaaaaaagagttcaattaaggaaaaaaaaaaatgatttcaaattttattttatttacaagtttgatgattgaaaaaatatataaaaaagattacTGATAAAATCAAACTGGTATGTAATAGAAataaacatataataataataataataataataataataataataataataataataataataataataatatgatgatgatgatgatgatgatgaagatgatgatgatgaatcaATGGAGCTAAATAAATCAATGTGGCCAATCCAAAGCAAGAAAAGAAGTAACTATACGCTAACCCATAATCCAAACGAAGGTCAAATACAACCAGGGTTCAAAATACCAGCCGAGTCTGGTACGACTCGGCCAAGTCGTATCTGCCT
It encodes:
- the LOC117933949 gene encoding bark storage protein A-like, with the translated sequence MHVSTNRSPDMDNIKRYHVAHQIPHPPITALPTFSPAFTVYLFPGASTAVRSPSAAGSSMIGGRGGVVGGWRWGLWAVDLVGLLVVAVMVEETVELKLSHHLHGVVERVNERNGPFVGLLMTYPTEEIALQVSGFFVPSSDFPLVQLAGRRFNIGKIKGVDVIYVMSGEQTLNAGITVQLLIDTFDVVGIVHYGIAGSTNDSLLIGDVSVPKYVAQTSSWKWKKFKSKKGELPELKFGDYNLPIKGENLLAEIEFTQVQLYSTGRPMQELFWLETDPKWFNLATQLQEVDLQQCLNETYCLPEKPKVAYGLRGSSADIFVDNAAYNEFLFKTLNISTVDEESAAVVMASMSNGVPSVVFRGISDTAGDGGTLSSSIFSLAATNAVRVAVEFIGLLGREGKVHDQ